The genomic interval AAAAATAACGGCTTTACGGGCAGCCCCCGATTTTGCCATTTGCTCAAATCCGACATCCAGCGCCGTGAGTAACGATTTTGCTTTGGTATCCACGCCGATATTTTGCGCCCATTCAATGAAGCGACCCAGCTCATCGATTTCAGATTGGAGCTTTACCAGATCAATTTTTTCCATGCTCCGGGAACAATCCCCTTCAAAATCGATAAGACTCTGCTCATCACCCAGAACATCTTCGAGAATTTCGTTTTCCAGCTCTTCTTCCTGAAGGATGCTTTCAATGATCGGCGTATCCTGTTCGGTTTCCTTTAAGGCAATGAGCCGTTTACGCATGGCCTCCAGAGTTCCGGCCACGGCCAGCGGCGAAGAGGCCAGCAGCTTGCGAACAATCAGCGCTGTCAGGTGCTTTTGCCGGTACGGCATGGCATAGGTGTCTTTGCGCTGAAGGAATGCCGATACTGCTTTGTATAGTTTCTGCTCCTGATCGGTCGGTTCAAACGGGCGGGTAATCAGTTTCCGGTTGGTATAGGGCACATATTCCTGGACCTGTTCACGCAATGTGCGTTTACAAAACGAACCCAGACGCTGCTTCAGACCGAGCAAGTCGCCATCCGAGTTCATGTATTGAGTTCGAAATGAAGGAACATCCGCAAAAATTCGCTCATCGAGCAGTGAACAAAGTCCATACAGTTCCAGCAATGAATTTTGCAACGGTGTTGCGGTCAGTAAAATTTTTCGAGCATCCTCCAAAGCAAATCGGATATTCTGCCCGATGCGGTTGCTCTCACGATAGGAATTCCGCAGTTTGTGCGCCTCATCAATCACCGTCATGTCCCACTGTACAGCCTGGACCAAATCCGCATTTCGGGCGGCGAAGTGCATGGAGCAGATAATGATTCTTTTTCCGTCAAACGGATTAATCGATCCGTCTTTCTGCGCATCCCGAAATGATTTTGAATCGAGCACAATGGACGGCAAATTAAATTTTTCATCCAGTTCCAAAGACCACTGTTTACGCAAAGCGGCGGGACAAATAATCAGCAGCTTGCGCTTACGTTCTGCCCATAACTGGCAAAGTACCAGACCGGCCTCAATGGTTTTTCCTAATCCGACCTCATCGGCCAGCAAAACGCCTTTGGTCAGCGGAGAGCGCAGCGCAAACAGCGCAGCATCGATCTGATGCGGGTTCAGATCAACGGCGGCATCAAAAAGAGAACGCGAAAGGCGCTCAACTCCCTCTCCGCCCTGCTTCATAAGCTCGTAAGCATAGTATTTTGCGTGATATCCGGTTAACATAGGTATAATTTTCCAATGGTTGGAACTATTTTACATAAAAGTTCCGAGCTTTGGATAAGGAAATAAAAAGAAGATCCAACCCGGCACTGTCAATATTCGTGTTAAACGGGTCAAGGATCAGAGCCGCCCAAGCTCTACCTGGATAAAATACCGACCTGTTTTTCTGTAATCAGCGGCAAAAAGGTAGGATTCGACGGTCTGAGAGCACTCGAAGAGCCCTCACAGAGTCTGCTATACCGGTTCTGGTTCCGTCCCGTATGATGATCCGCCAAAGCTCCGGAACATCTAAAGCGACAGACGCATCTATAGCGTTAGATCGGTTCCAGATAGCTCTTTAAATCGTCCACCGCCCTTATTACTCCCCAAGAATAAAACTAATGCAACAGTCAGGAAGACACAAAAGCAGTGCTGCGGCAAACCAGAGCTCTGTGCCCTTGGAATTTTCCCAACCTTTGGGAAATTTTTCTCTCAGCGGACCGGGTGCAAAGCCTGATCGATTTGACCCCTGATTTGGCGGGCGGCCTGTTTGGGGTCGGGGGCCTGGCAGATGGCGGAGACGACGGCGAGGCAGTCGGCGCCGGCGCGGATGACGTCGGCGGCGTTGTCGGCGCTGATGCGGCCGATGGCGATGAGGGGTTTGTCGGTGCGCTGACGGATAGTGCGGATGCCGTCGAGGCCCCATTCGGTGATGGTATCGGTTTTGGTCGGCGTCTTAAAGACGGGGCTGATGCCGAAGCAGTCGGAAAGTTCCGCGTCCTGCGTTTCAAGCTGATCGAGGTGCTCAATGGAATAGCCGAGCGAGCCGCAATCCGCCCAGACGGAGCGAATGTGAGCGGGGGCAATATCGCTGCGGCCGACGTGAATGCCGAAGGCACCGGACTGCATGGCGACATCGAGATTATCGTTGATGATCAGGGGAACATCATAGGACTGCAGCATCGTCTGCAGGCGTTCTGCTTTGTGGAGAAATTCGTCGGGCGCGGCGTGTTTTTCGCGCAGCTGCACGAGATCGACACCGCCCTGTACCGCCTGCTCGGCGACCTCAACAAAATCGCGCCCGGAGCAGTCGGCCTCGGAGATCACCAGATATAAGCGATAGGGAAACGGATCGGCCATGGTCAGCACGCGATGCGCAGGGTGTTTTTGAATTCGTCTTCGGTCAGATTGTAAAGTTTATCAAGCAGGTTCATCTGCAGACTGCCGGGACCGCTACTGGATTTTTCGGCGAGTTCACCGGCGATGCTCAGCAATGCAACTGCCGCAGTCATCGCTTCAATTTTACTTTCAGTCACCGCGAGAAAGGCGCCGATCAGGGCAGTGGCGGAACAGCCGAGTCCGGTAACGCGTGTCATCAGCGGTGTACCGTTGTGAATCTGAATAACGGACTGGTCGGAGACTATAAAATCGGTTTCGCCGGAAATGCCCACCACCGCTCCGGTGAGTTTATGGAGGGCCCGCGCGGCATCCAGTGCCTCCTGACTCTGCGCGGTGCTGTCGACCCCTTTGGTTTTGCTTTGATTCGCATTGGCCAGCGCCAGAATTTCGGAGGCGTTGCCGCGAATCGCCGTCGGGCGCAGGGCGATGAGCCGCGATAATACCTCATCGCGATACGAAGTGGCTCCGGCACCGACGGGATCGAGAATCCACGGTTTTTTAAGCGCCCGCGCCCGGCAGGCCGCCTGCAGCATGGCATCGGACCACGCATGATCCAAGGTTCCGATATTCACCACAAGTGCGCTGCAGAGCGCAACCATTTCATCTATTTCCTGGAGGGCATGAGCCATGATCGGCGAGGCCCCGACCGCCAGCAATGCATTGGCGGTATTATTCATCACCACATAGTTGGTAATATTGTGTACCAGCGGAGACTGAGTGCGAACGGTAGAAATATGTTTCCAAAGTTTTTCTTTCATCGTTTTCGATCCGGCAAAGGTTAATCATAAAAAAAGCGTAACCCTTAAAGAGCTACGCTTTAACCTTCACCGGATCAACTCCGGAAACGGAATAATCCGTTCATTCAGCGGTTCCGGGAATCGGACTGCAGTCCCGGCGGCACAAAGTGCGGCAGCCGCTCCGGATCGCGGCGGTTATAACCGATCCGTTTCCGCATCGGATTCCGGGTCTGTACGGTCCACCGGATCAATTCCCCGACAATACAAATCGGTGCAACCGCCAGCAGCGAGACAAACAGGACCTCAGAGAAACGGGCATCGATCATCCGATGCGCAACCAGGGCCACAATCAGCCCGACGGCCGGTGCCAGCAGCAATGCGCCAAACGTGATGGCATCGCCTGCAGTTCTATCGCTTTCTCGTTCTTTCATGATGTTCGTTTTCATGGTCTGTTTTCCTTTCTTCAAAAATTAAAAATTTCATTCACCGGAATCACGGCACCGGCTTTATCCGGCACCGACGAATCTTCATCTTTCTTTCAGTATAAATATTAAATCTTTTTATTTTTATTTAAGATAAAACCCGTTCTTCCGTTCAATTGCCCCGGCTTATAGATCATCCTGAGCGGACACTGCAGTATTTTTTTTGTTTTATTTTCATGTGATTTAGTGATATATTGTAAGGTTTTTTTGCTTTCTGGCTTATTTAGAGCGACTTACAACATCGGCACAACCATTGCCCCAACCCGCGTAAAGCTCGAATTCCACATTTCAAACCGGTTTCTAAAGCTAGATTACCGGTTTGGAGCTGTTTTATTCTCGCTTCGGAAACTGAAAAAGTGCCCTCGAAATCCCTTAGTAGATCCCCAGCGATTTATAGAGCCGGACCACACTTTTCGCCTGTTCCGCCTCGGCGGCCGCCAGTGCGGAATCGGCATTATTCGCCGTGCGCTGCGCATCGAGCACATCAAGGAACGAAACCTCGCCCTCGCGAAACAGCATTTCCGAAAGCTTCAGTGCCCGTGCGGAATTTTCATATGCCTTCTCAAGTGAACCGCGCCGCTCACGGATGCGGGCATAGTCGGTCATGGCACTCTCCACATTAGCCACCGCCTGCAGCACCGTCTGCCGCATCTGTTCATAGGCCTGCTTTTCACGTGCTTCCGCAGCATCAATCCGTCCTTCAATACGGCCGAAATCAATCAGGTTGACCGCCCCGTCAACAGCCCCCTGCCAGATTCGGGCGGAATCGAACAGAACGCCGTCAGCAAAACCGAAAAAACCGCTCAGACTGATCGTCGGATAGAGCTCCGCCACTGAAACATCGACCAGTGCAGAATCGGCTTCAAGCACCGCAGCGGCGCGGCGGATATCCGGACGTCCGGCCATCACATCAGCCGGAGCCAGCAGCAAAGCATTAACATCGGCCCCCGGAATCTCCACCCCTGCCTCCCGGTTCAGCTCAGGCATCTCCTGCGGAAGAAGCCCCAGCAGTACAGCCAGCTGAAGCCGCGCATTTTCCGCCAGCCGCTGAAATTCAGGAATCGACGCACGCGTCGTATTCACCAGACTCTCCGAACGCTCCACATCCAGCCGCGGTGCTTCACCGTGGGTATGCTGCTGTTCCACCAGCTTCAGCGTATCCTCCTGCGCCTTCAGGTTCTTTTCCGCAATAGCACGCTGTTTTTCGGCGGAGCGGAAATCGATATACGTGCGGACCACCTCCGCCGCAAGCGAAAGTTCCACCCACTGGAGATCGGCCTCCAGCGCCCGCAGCTGCGCATCCGCCGCATCCAGCGTATTCCGGTTTCTGCCGAACAGATCAACTTCGTAGGAAGCATCAAAACCTGCCGTATAAAAATTGCCGGTTGATTCCGTAAGTGCCTCACGCTCGCGTCCCGCATCCCCACTGATTCCAAAGCCAGGAAAAAGACCGGCTCTGGCCGATCGGCGTATCCCGCGCGCCTCACGAATGCGCGCAGCGGCAATACGCTGCTGCGGACTGTTGGTCAGCGCGGTTTCCACCAGGTCGGCCAACACCGGATCGTTAAACGAAGTCCACCAGACCGAAAGCTCATTCGTACTCACCGTCGCGGCGGAGACCTCCCATTTTCCGGGCTGTTTCAGTTCGGGCAGTTCCTGCCGGGTCACACAGCCGGTAAGCAGCAGCGGCAATATCCAAAGTATGTTTAGTTTCATGCAATCCGTTCCTTCTTTTTCGACCGGCGGATCTCGCCCTGCCGTAGCACGATGTAAAAAATCGGGGTAAAAACCAGCCCGAACAGGGTCACGCCGACCATGCCCGAAAAGACCGCCAGACCGATGGCGCGGCGCATTTCCGAACCGGCCCCTGTACTGAGCATCAGCGGCAGCACCCCGGCGATAAACGAAACGGAGGTCATCAGAATCGGCCGCAGCCGCATGCGCGAGGCATTGACGGCGGCCTGCACGATGGTCTCTCCCTGCCGCTCCAGCTCGCGGGCAAATTCCACAATCAGGATGGCGTTTTTACTCGCAAGACCCGCGAGCACAAACAACGCAATCTGCGTGAAGATATTGTTATCCGCCCCGGTGACCCATAACCCGAACATCGCCGAAAGCATACTCATCGGAACAATCAGAATCACCGCCAGCGGCATCGTCAGGCTTTCATACTGGGCCGCCAGAATCAGGAAGATCAGCAGCAGGCAGAGGGGAAAAATATAGATCGCCGTATTACCGGCCAGCTTTTCCTGATAAGTCATCTCGGTCCAGTCATAATCCATGCCCTGCGGGAGGGTTTCGTCCAGAATCTGCGTGATGGCATCCTGCGCCTGTCCCGAAGAATAGCCGGGTGCCGCATTGCCGTTAATATCGGCGGCCAGAAAGGAATTGTAGCGCATTGCTGTTTCGGGCCCGTAGGATTCCTGCACATCCACCATCGCCCCGAGCGGCACCATATTGCCGTCCAGATTACGGGTCTGCAGCCGGGCAATATCACCCGGCTGAGAGCGGAAGCGTTTATCCGCCTGTGCGATCACCTGATACGTGCGACCGAACTGATTGAAATCATTCACGTAAAGTGACCCCAGATACACCTGCATCGTGCGGAACAATTCATCCACCGGCACACCGAGCTGCTCGGCCTTGGTCCGGTCCACCTCCACCATCAGTTGCGGGAAATTAACATTATAACTCGAAAACACCCCGGTCAGCGCCGGATGGGCATTGGCTTTTTTCAGTACCGCCTGCACCGCGTCGTCCAAAGCCCGGGTGCCCTGATCGGCGCGGTCTTCAATCTGGAGTTTAAAACCGCCCAGTCTACCAAGGCCGCGCACGGGCGGCGGCGGGAAGACCGCAATATAGGCTCCGTCGATTTCATTGAACCGCTGTTGCAGTCTGGCGGCAATCGATTTTGCGTCCAGCCCTTCGTCTTTGCGGTCTTCAAAGTCCTCCAGAGGAATAAATGAAATCCCCGCACCGGGAGAATTCACAAAGCCGTTGATCGACAGCCCCGGGAACATCACGGCATGTTTCACACCTTCTTCAGTTTTCATGATCGCATGCATTTCGCGCAGCACATCCTCGGTCCGCTCCAGCGTGGCCCCCGGCGGAAGCACGGCGAAACTGATCAGATACTGCTTGTCCTGCAAGGGCACAAAACCTTTCGGCACCAGTTTGAACGAGAAGACGGCCAGAACCACAAGCAGAGCGTAGATCACCATCGAAACCGTTTTATGCCGGGTCACACCTTTCAGCGTTTTTTCATAGTCCCGCTGATTGCGGTCGAACATCCGGTTGAAACCGCGGAAAAACCAGCCGAAAGCAAAATCCATAAACCGGGTAAACCGGTCCCGGGGCGCATCCGGCGACCGCAGCAGCAGTGCCGACATGGCCGGGCTTAATGTGAGTGAATTAAACGTGGAGATGAATGCCGCAATGGCAATGGTCAGTGCAAACTGGCGATAGAACTGACCGGTCAGTCCGCTGATAAACGCAATCGGAATAAATACGCCGGCCAGCACCATCGTGGTGGCAATCACAGGACCGGTCACCTCTTTCATTGCTTTAATCGTCGCCTCGCGCGGCGGCAGCCCTGCAGCTACATTCCGGTCGACGTTTTCCACCACCACAATTGCATCATCGACGACAATCCCGATGGCCAGAATCAACCCGAACAGCGAGAGGACATTAATCGAAAATCCGAACATCAGCATAAAGGCAAAGGTTCCGATAATGGAAACCGGAACGGCAAACAGCGGAATGATGGAGACACGCCAGTTCTGCAGAAAGATGATCACCACCAGTGCCACCAGCAGGACCGATTGAAACAGACTGCTGATCACCGAGTCGATGGATTTACGAACAAAAACCGTCGGGTCGTAGACAATCGAATAGGTTACACCCTCGGGCATATCTTCCTGCAGCCGCTCCATCGCGGCGCGTACATCTGCGGAAATCTGCAGCGCATTGGCTCCCGGTGAGGCAAAAATGGGAATAGCCACAGCCTGACTGCCGTCGAGCAGCGACCTCAGGGAATAGCTCTGGGCATCCAGCTCAATCCGCGCCACATCGTTCAACCGTGTAACCACACCGTCTTCACTGCGTTTGATGATGACCCGGCCGAACTCCTCTGCCGACTGCAAACGGCCCTTTACATTTACCGGCATCTGCACCTGCACCGAATCGTCGTACGGCGGACCGCCAATCAGTCCGGCCGCCACCTGCACGTTCTGGCGACGGATGGCATCCACCACTTCAGATGGCGTCATGCCGAGTTCAGCCACCCGGTTCGGATCGAGCCATACGCGCATCGCATAATCCCCTGCCCCGAATGCACGGACCTCACCAACGCCGCCGATCTTGGCCAGCTCGTCTTTGATGTGCAGGCTGGCATAGTTCCGAAGGTAAAGCATGTCATAGCGGTCATCCGGCGAGTGCAGATGAATCACCATCGTCAGATCAGGCGAACTCTTCGTGACCGTGACCCCAAGCGAGCGCGTAACATCCGGCAGACGCGGCATCGCCTGAGTCACCCGGTTCTGTACCAGCTGCTGCGCCAGGTCCGGATCGGTTCCGATGGCAAAGGTCACGCGCAGCGTCAACGAACCGTCGGAAGTCGCGAGCGAATTCATGTACAGCATGTTTTCAACGCCGTTGATCTGCTCCTCGAGCGGCGTCGCCACCGTTTCGGCAATTTCTGTAGGGTTCGCCCCCGGGAACGAGGCATTCACCACCACCGACGGCGGCGTGACTTCCGGATATTCCGCCACGGGCAGTTTGAACATGGCGAGCAGGCCGCCGATTAAAACAAGCAGGGAAAGAACCGATGCAAAAATCGGACGGTCTACAAAATAACGGGAAAGATTCATGAATTAATCCTGGTTAATGCGATGCAGCGGCCGGGTCAGTTACTGACCGAAAGCCTGCGGTCGGTATCGGCGGTCAGTTCCGCCGTTTTAATTCTGGGTTCAACGGGCATGCCCGGACGGATACGCATCAGTCCGGCGGTGATGACCATTTCGCCTTCTTCCAGCCCGCTTTCAATCACACGGCGGCCGGCAATATGTTCTCCCAGAATAACCTCCCGGTATTCCGCAACGTTGTCCTGATTCACCACATAGACATACTTACGGCTCTGATTGGTTCCGATCGCCTTTTCATTCAGCAGAATATGCTCCTGCTTTTCCGGTGACCCCAGG from Verrucomicrobia bacterium S94 carries:
- the thiE gene encoding thiamine phosphate synthase; its protein translation is MADPFPYRLYLVISEADCSGRDFVEVAEQAVQGGVDLVQLREKHAAPDEFLHKAERLQTMLQSYDVPLIINDNLDVAMQSGAFGIHVGRSDIAPAHIRSVWADCGSLGYSIEHLDQLETQDAELSDCFGISPVFKTPTKTDTITEWGLDGIRTIRQRTDKPLIAIGRISADNAADVIRAGADCLAVVSAICQAPDPKQAARQIRGQIDQALHPVR
- a CDS encoding hydroxyethylthiazole kinase produces the protein MKEKLWKHISTVRTQSPLVHNITNYVVMNNTANALLAVGASPIMAHALQEIDEMVALCSALVVNIGTLDHAWSDAMLQAACRARALKKPWILDPVGAGATSYRDEVLSRLIALRPTAIRGNASEILALANANQSKTKGVDSTAQSQEALDAARALHKLTGAVVGISGETDFIVSDQSVIQIHNGTPLMTRVTGLGCSATALIGAFLAVTESKIEAMTAAVALLSIAGELAEKSSSGPGSLQMNLLDKLYNLTEDEFKNTLRIAC
- a CDS encoding TolC family protein, which produces MKLNILWILPLLLTGCVTRQELPELKQPGKWEVSAATVSTNELSVWWTSFNDPVLADLVETALTNSPQQRIAAARIREARGIRRSARAGLFPGFGISGDAGREREALTESTGNFYTAGFDASYEVDLFGRNRNTLDAADAQLRALEADLQWVELSLAAEVVRTYIDFRSAEKQRAIAEKNLKAQEDTLKLVEQQHTHGEAPRLDVERSESLVNTTRASIPEFQRLAENARLQLAVLLGLLPQEMPELNREAGVEIPGADVNALLLAPADVMAGRPDIRRAAAVLEADSALVDVSVAELYPTISLSGFFGFADGVLFDSARIWQGAVDGAVNLIDFGRIEGRIDAAEAREKQAYEQMRQTVLQAVANVESAMTDYARIRERRGSLEKAYENSARALKLSEMLFREGEVSFLDVLDAQRTANNADSALAAAEAEQAKSVVRLYKSLGIY
- a CDS encoding multidrug efflux RND transporter permease subunit, which translates into the protein MNLSRYFVDRPIFASVLSLLVLIGGLLAMFKLPVAEYPEVTPPSVVVNASFPGANPTEIAETVATPLEEQINGVENMLYMNSLATSDGSLTLRVTFAIGTDPDLAQQLVQNRVTQAMPRLPDVTRSLGVTVTKSSPDLTMVIHLHSPDDRYDMLYLRNYASLHIKDELAKIGGVGEVRAFGAGDYAMRVWLDPNRVAELGMTPSEVVDAIRRQNVQVAAGLIGGPPYDDSVQVQMPVNVKGRLQSAEEFGRVIIKRSEDGVVTRLNDVARIELDAQSYSLRSLLDGSQAVAIPIFASPGANALQISADVRAAMERLQEDMPEGVTYSIVYDPTVFVRKSIDSVISSLFQSVLLVALVVIIFLQNWRVSIIPLFAVPVSIIGTFAFMLMFGFSINVLSLFGLILAIGIVVDDAIVVVENVDRNVAAGLPPREATIKAMKEVTGPVIATTMVLAGVFIPIAFISGLTGQFYRQFALTIAIAAFISTFNSLTLSPAMSALLLRSPDAPRDRFTRFMDFAFGWFFRGFNRMFDRNQRDYEKTLKGVTRHKTVSMVIYALLVVLAVFSFKLVPKGFVPLQDKQYLISFAVLPPGATLERTEDVLREMHAIMKTEEGVKHAVMFPGLSINGFVNSPGAGISFIPLEDFEDRKDEGLDAKSIAARLQQRFNEIDGAYIAVFPPPPVRGLGRLGGFKLQIEDRADQGTRALDDAVQAVLKKANAHPALTGVFSSYNVNFPQLMVEVDRTKAEQLGVPVDELFRTMQVYLGSLYVNDFNQFGRTYQVIAQADKRFRSQPGDIARLQTRNLDGNMVPLGAMVDVQESYGPETAMRYNSFLAADINGNAAPGYSSGQAQDAITQILDETLPQGMDYDWTEMTYQEKLAGNTAIYIFPLCLLLIFLILAAQYESLTMPLAVILIVPMSMLSAMFGLWVTGADNNIFTQIALFVLAGLASKNAILIVEFARELERQGETIVQAAVNASRMRLRPILMTSVSFIAGVLPLMLSTGAGSEMRRAIGLAVFSGMVGVTLFGLVFTPIFYIVLRQGEIRRSKKKERIA